One Methylomarinovum tepidoasis DNA window includes the following coding sequences:
- the glnE gene encoding bifunctional [glutamate--ammonia ligase]-adenylyl-L-tyrosine phosphorylase/[glutamate--ammonia-ligase] adenylyltransferase, with protein MTLPPPDFSALPADLAESVRSRWQQFIEACEREEVDLPGGDWLASLPRVWACSEFVAHQCIRHPQFVADLVVGGDLFRAERRGVYRSELERLLGVAETPEDLHRILRRFRNREMVRIAWRDICGWDAIEDVLCDLSLLAEGCIQAALDWLFARACQRYGTPRCPDGRPQLPVVLGMGKLGGWELNFSSDIDLIFAYEHDGVLEDRRGTSYQEFYLRLCRDLVKALNAQTEDGFVFRVDTRLRPFGDAGPLVWSFEAMDLYYQGQARDWERYAMIKARPVAGDIDAGARLMALLKPFVYRRYLDYRALEALRELKRKIAAELQRRDRLDDVKLGPGGIREIEFIAQVFQLIHGGRRPRLQERRLLPTLARLGQMGLLPREDSDDLIEAYRFLRRVENRLQQWRDQQTQKLPETEMEWQRLALGLGFDDAAGLRRRLEAVRGRVQQCFDQVFAEPEARVGGAGERVWRLAAEAEDLREILTQLGYRDAGAVLRRLEGLRQARALRSLGAETERILERLMPALIESVGRSEQPDATLLRMLDLIEAIAGRSAYLSLLAENPQARTHLIRLVGASPWIARLLSRHPALLDELLDPRQLYAPLKRAQLQAELAAQLAVLDPDDEEAVLNQLRYFKHAQVLRVAAADLSGAIPTNVVSDYLTEIAEVILAKTLELAWRHVSAKHGPPPGATGDVPKDFAIIGYGKLGGIELGYGSDLDLVFLYQGDANAETGGARPVAVSEFFIRLGRRIIHILTAPVYHGVLYEIDMRLRPSGNAGLLVTSLAAFARYQLEEAWTWEHQALVRARPVAGDAELAQGFAAVRREILCHERDPAKLRREVIDMRLKMREHLDRSDAERFDLKQGVGGMVDIEFIVQFGCLAHARRQPEAFRWSDNLRLLDALAAIGWLEGDDAAFLQQTYLDYRSRAHRLALQEQPALVPQSEFRDRRARVEALWRRLIETATGEA; from the coding sequence ATGACGTTGCCCCCGCCCGATTTCAGTGCGCTGCCTGCCGATCTTGCCGAATCGGTTCGGTCGCGTTGGCAACAGTTCATCGAAGCCTGTGAGCGCGAGGAGGTGGATCTGCCTGGTGGCGATTGGCTGGCCAGCTTGCCGCGGGTCTGGGCCTGCAGCGAGTTCGTCGCTCATCAGTGCATCCGCCATCCGCAGTTTGTGGCCGATCTGGTGGTGGGCGGCGATCTGTTCCGGGCCGAACGCCGCGGTGTCTACCGCAGCGAGCTGGAACGCCTGCTGGGCGTGGCCGAGACCCCCGAAGATCTCCACCGCATCCTGCGCCGTTTCCGCAACCGCGAGATGGTCCGCATCGCCTGGCGCGACATCTGCGGTTGGGACGCCATCGAGGACGTGCTCTGCGATCTCTCCCTGCTGGCCGAAGGCTGCATCCAGGCGGCCCTGGACTGGCTGTTCGCCCGGGCCTGCCAGCGTTACGGCACTCCCCGCTGTCCCGATGGCCGGCCTCAGCTGCCGGTGGTGCTGGGGATGGGCAAGCTGGGGGGATGGGAACTGAATTTCTCCTCCGACATCGACCTGATCTTCGCCTACGAGCACGACGGGGTGCTGGAAGACCGGCGCGGCACCAGCTATCAAGAATTCTACCTGCGCCTGTGCCGCGATCTGGTCAAGGCGCTCAACGCTCAGACCGAGGACGGCTTCGTGTTCCGGGTGGACACCCGCCTGCGTCCCTTCGGCGATGCCGGTCCCCTGGTGTGGAGCTTCGAGGCCATGGATCTCTACTATCAGGGGCAGGCGCGTGACTGGGAGCGCTACGCCATGATCAAGGCGCGTCCCGTGGCCGGCGATATCGATGCCGGCGCGCGGCTGATGGCGCTGCTCAAACCGTTCGTCTATCGCCGCTATCTCGATTACCGCGCCCTGGAGGCCCTGCGCGAACTCAAGCGCAAGATCGCCGCCGAACTCCAGCGCCGCGATCGCCTCGACGACGTCAAGCTCGGACCCGGCGGCATCCGCGAGATCGAATTCATCGCCCAGGTGTTTCAGCTGATCCACGGCGGCCGCCGCCCCCGGCTGCAGGAACGCCGCCTGCTGCCGACCTTGGCCCGGCTGGGGCAGATGGGGCTTTTGCCTCGTGAGGACAGCGACGACCTGATCGAAGCCTACCGCTTTCTGCGCCGGGTGGAAAACCGCTTGCAGCAGTGGCGCGATCAGCAGACCCAGAAACTGCCGGAAACGGAAATGGAATGGCAGCGTCTGGCGCTGGGACTGGGTTTCGACGATGCCGCCGGCCTGCGCCGGCGCCTCGAGGCCGTGCGGGGGCGGGTGCAGCAGTGCTTCGATCAAGTGTTCGCCGAGCCGGAGGCGCGGGTCGGCGGCGCCGGTGAGCGGGTCTGGCGCCTGGCGGCCGAAGCGGAAGATCTGAGGGAAATCCTGACCCAACTGGGATACCGGGATGCCGGAGCCGTCCTCAGGCGTCTTGAGGGGTTGCGCCAAGCGCGGGCGCTTCGGTCTCTGGGGGCGGAGACGGAACGGATTCTGGAGCGCCTCATGCCCGCTCTGATCGAGTCGGTGGGCCGCAGCGAACAGCCCGATGCCACGCTGCTTAGAATGCTCGATTTGATCGAGGCCATCGCCGGCCGCAGCGCCTATCTCTCCCTGCTGGCGGAAAATCCCCAGGCGCGGACGCATCTGATCCGCCTGGTGGGCGCCAGTCCCTGGATCGCACGGCTGTTGTCGCGTCATCCGGCCTTGCTCGATGAACTGCTCGACCCGCGCCAGCTCTATGCCCCCTTGAAGCGCGCCCAGCTGCAGGCGGAGCTGGCGGCGCAGCTGGCCGTCCTCGATCCCGATGACGAGGAAGCCGTGCTCAATCAGCTGCGCTATTTCAAGCACGCCCAGGTGCTCAGGGTGGCGGCCGCCGATCTGAGCGGGGCGATTCCCACCAACGTGGTCAGCGACTATCTCACCGAGATCGCCGAGGTGATCCTGGCCAAAACCCTGGAACTGGCCTGGCGCCACGTGAGCGCCAAACACGGCCCGCCCCCCGGCGCCACCGGTGATGTCCCGAAGGATTTCGCCATCATCGGTTACGGCAAGCTGGGCGGCATCGAGTTGGGATACGGTTCCGACCTGGACCTGGTGTTCCTGTACCAGGGCGACGCCAACGCCGAGACGGGAGGGGCGCGCCCGGTGGCGGTGAGCGAGTTCTTCATCCGCCTGGGGCGGCGCATCATTCACATCCTGACCGCGCCGGTGTATCACGGGGTGCTGTACGAGATCGACATGCGTCTGCGCCCCAGCGGCAACGCCGGCCTGCTGGTCACCTCCCTGGCGGCGTTCGCCCGCTACCAGCTGGAAGAGGCCTGGACCTGGGAGCATCAGGCGTTGGTGCGGGCCCGTCCGGTGGCCGGAGACGCGGAATTGGCCCAGGGATTCGCCGCCGTGCGCCGGGAGATTCTCTGCCACGAGCGCGATCCGGCCAAGTTGCGCCGCGAGGTGATCGACATGCGCCTGAAAATGCGCGAACACCTCGACCGCAGCGACGCCGAGCGCTTCGATCTCAAGCAGGGCGTCGGCGGTATGGTGGACATCGAGTTTATAGTACAATTCGGCTGTTTGGCCCACGCCCGTCGGCAGCCGGAGGCCTTCCGCTGGAGCGACAATCTGCGCCTGCTGGACGCCCTGGCGGCCATCGGCTGGCTGGAAGGGGACGATGCCGCCTTCCTGCAGCAAACCTACCTCGACTACCGCAGCCGGGCCCACCGCCTGGCGCTGCAGGAACAGCCGGCGCTGGTGCCACAGAGCGAATTCCGCGACCGCCGCGCCCGCGTCGAGGCGCTCTGGCGGCGACTGATAGAAACGGCGACAGGAGAAGCATAA
- a CDS encoding TraR/DksA family transcriptional regulator: protein MTGPVLTDEQLKEFERLLKQRYRELREEIRQELLRSDDEQFIELAGRVHDPEEASLADLLVDLNLATIDLHIKELREIDEALIRIYKGTYGICEDCDQPIGLARLRANPMARRCIQCQEIYEKTHAGVSSPSL, encoded by the coding sequence ATGACAGGACCGGTATTGACGGACGAGCAACTTAAGGAATTCGAGCGCTTGTTGAAGCAGCGCTATCGGGAATTGCGCGAGGAAATCCGCCAGGAGCTGCTGCGCAGCGACGACGAACAATTCATCGAGCTGGCCGGTCGGGTGCACGATCCGGAAGAGGCCTCCCTCGCCGATCTCCTGGTGGACTTGAACCTGGCCACCATTGACTTACACATCAAGGAGCTGCGGGAGATCGACGAGGCCTTGATCCGGATCTACAAAGGCACCTATGGCATTTGCGAGGACTGTGACCAGCCCATCGGCCTGGCCCGACTACGGGCCAATCCCATGGCTCGGCGTTGCATCCAGTGCCAGGAGATCTACGAAAAGACCCATGCCGGGGTGTCTTCCCCCAGCCTGTGA
- a CDS encoding beta-ribofuranosylaminobenzene 5'-phosphate synthase family protein, translated as MSAEFAPSNVEIFAPARLHLGFLDLGSGLGRRFGSLGVTIAGFGTRLQLRPAASLQVAGPARLETLVRRLMAALALPPADITLVEEIPVHAGLGSGTQLALAVGMGLARLHGRPLTPRQVAVAAGRGARSGIGIAAFEQGGFLVDGGRGKNSATPPLLSRLPVPESWRWLLIFDPDFRGLHGECERQAFRQLPRYPRERAAAACHRLLMQGLPALAEADFDAFSETLGWIQRANGDYFAPAQGGRYTSRRVAEALKCLEAQGWRGLGQSSWGPTGFCLFPDPESAAFEARKLAASLGDCGLRFEVVASRNHGADWRL; from the coding sequence ATGTCTGCTGAATTTGCCCCCTCAAACGTCGAAATCTTTGCCCCAGCGCGGTTGCATCTGGGGTTTCTCGATCTTGGCAGCGGTCTGGGCCGGCGTTTCGGCAGCCTGGGGGTCACCATCGCCGGTTTCGGTACCCGCCTGCAATTGCGCCCGGCAGCTTCCCTGCAGGTGGCAGGACCTGCGCGCCTGGAAACCCTGGTGCGACGGCTGATGGCGGCGCTGGCGCTGCCGCCGGCGGATATCACCCTGGTGGAGGAGATTCCCGTCCATGCCGGTCTCGGCTCCGGGACGCAGCTGGCCCTGGCGGTCGGGATGGGATTGGCGCGGCTGCACGGCCGCCCGCTGACGCCGCGGCAGGTGGCGGTCGCCGCCGGGCGTGGGGCGCGTTCCGGCATCGGGATCGCAGCCTTCGAACAGGGGGGATTCCTGGTGGACGGCGGCCGCGGAAAGAACAGCGCCACGCCGCCGCTGTTGTCTCGCCTGCCGGTGCCGGAATCGTGGCGCTGGCTGCTGATCTTCGATCCGGACTTTCGGGGATTGCACGGTGAGTGCGAACGCCAGGCTTTCCGGCAGCTGCCGCGTTATCCCCGCGAGCGGGCGGCCGCAGCCTGTCACCGCCTGCTGATGCAGGGATTGCCGGCGCTGGCGGAGGCGGATTTCGACGCCTTTTCGGAAACTCTGGGCTGGATCCAGCGGGCCAACGGGGATTATTTCGCCCCGGCCCAGGGGGGGCGTTATACCAGCCGCCGGGTCGCCGAGGCTCTCAAATGCTTGGAGGCGCAGGGATGGCGCGGCCTGGGCCAGAGTTCCTGGGGACCGACCGGGTTCTGTCTGTTTCCCGACCCGGAAAGTGCTGCTTTCGAAGCCCGGAAGCTGGCAGCGTCCCTAGGGGACTGCGGCTTGCGCTTCGAGGTCGTGGCCAGCCGCAACCACGGAGCTGATTGGCGATTATGA
- a CDS encoding efflux RND transporter permease subunit has product MIGAHGWIRFFVRHPVAANLLMVMMVLGGVFALDRLNVQFFPTFELEIIRVNVSWPGASAEDVERSLTTPLEQQLKSVDDLRHMTSTSSEGRCAITLEFREGTDILLALSQVRQRVDEFRNLPAGAEDPEVVHLARYEPVTRLIVYGGSLEWLRPLVHRFERELLDLGVDKVDILGLPEEEIAIELDESALEALHTGLDQIAAQIDRFSRDVPAGTVGDRENQKMVRVMAQRRQVWEFRHLPLVTAAGDRIELGDVARVERRARKGSVLLHFQGQPAVELQIRRAQHGDTFKVAGIFNDWLARTRPTLPPQIHLHVYQQNWRLIQERIELLLKNGAGGLVLVVAILYLFLSGRVAFWVAFGIPVSFMATLLILWLAGGSINMISLFALIMALGIIVDDAIVVGEDALAHYQMGEEPLAAAEGGARRMLAPVLASSLTTIAAFLPLMLVSGPTGRILFAIPLVVIAVILASLVESFWVLPAHLRHAFAHMHHREEGKWRRRFDAAFRHVRERRFRPLVRYCVQHRGLTLAAALALLIATLGLVAGGRVPFIFFTAPEANVVYATVGFIPGTPRAKVEAQLERMRQTLDQVARQLSPDRPLIRTTVTIEGSAISSAGFLQQSGDHLGAMIVELVPSEQRQVRSWQLIEAWRKAIPGAPGLDNLVIEARQVGPPGRDVSVRLIGDDAPTLKQAAQELMAALKAMPGISGVLEDLPYGREQWIYRLTPVGEMLGLTPAELGRQLRTAFSGRLVQIFQDGPDEIEVRVRLAGMEREYLDVLQRLQIRLPDGERVPLHTVAVARPKRGFEVLRHAEGRLAVEVSAQIDTRVNKPGRVMAALMEEILPQLARRYGIDYESSGRAEERAETIADMKKGALLGLVLIYLILAWVFGSYGWPLVVMAAIPFGLIGAIWGHVVMHLDLTILSLFGIFGLAGIVVNDSIILVTFYQHLRRHGLDLSAALEEAACQRLRAVLLTSLTTVAGLLPLLFETSLQARFLVPMAASIAFGLLFATVLVLLVIPALLGVYEHWRERLAL; this is encoded by the coding sequence TTGATCGGCGCCCACGGCTGGATCCGCTTCTTCGTCCGCCACCCGGTGGCGGCCAACCTGCTCATGGTGATGATGGTCCTGGGCGGGGTCTTCGCCCTGGACCGCCTCAACGTGCAGTTCTTTCCCACCTTCGAGCTGGAGATCATCCGCGTCAACGTCAGCTGGCCGGGGGCGAGCGCAGAGGACGTGGAGCGCAGCCTGACCACGCCCCTGGAGCAGCAGCTCAAGTCCGTCGACGACCTGCGCCACATGACCTCCACCTCCAGCGAGGGGCGCTGCGCCATCACCCTGGAATTCCGCGAGGGGACCGACATCCTGCTCGCCCTCAGCCAGGTGCGCCAGCGGGTGGACGAGTTCCGCAATCTGCCGGCCGGGGCCGAGGATCCCGAGGTCGTCCACCTGGCCCGCTACGAGCCGGTGACCCGCCTGATCGTCTATGGCGGCTCGCTGGAGTGGCTGCGGCCCCTGGTGCACCGTTTCGAGCGGGAGCTGCTCGACCTCGGCGTGGACAAGGTCGACATCCTCGGCCTGCCGGAGGAGGAAATCGCCATCGAACTGGACGAGTCCGCCCTGGAGGCGCTCCACACCGGGCTGGATCAGATCGCCGCGCAGATCGACCGTTTCAGCCGGGACGTGCCGGCCGGCACCGTCGGCGACCGGGAGAATCAAAAGATGGTGCGGGTGATGGCGCAGCGGCGTCAGGTCTGGGAATTCCGTCACCTTCCCCTGGTGACCGCCGCCGGTGATCGCATCGAGCTTGGGGACGTGGCCCGGGTGGAGCGGCGTGCGCGCAAAGGCAGCGTGCTGCTGCATTTCCAGGGCCAGCCGGCGGTGGAGCTGCAGATCCGCCGCGCCCAGCACGGTGATACCTTCAAAGTGGCCGGTATCTTCAACGACTGGCTGGCCCGGACCCGCCCCACGCTGCCGCCACAGATCCACCTGCACGTCTATCAGCAGAACTGGCGTCTGATCCAGGAACGCATCGAGCTGTTGCTCAAGAACGGCGCCGGGGGGCTGGTACTGGTGGTGGCGATTCTGTATCTGTTTCTCAGCGGCCGGGTCGCCTTCTGGGTCGCCTTCGGGATCCCCGTCTCCTTCATGGCGACCCTGCTGATTCTGTGGCTGGCCGGCGGCAGCATCAACATGATCAGCCTGTTCGCCCTCATCATGGCCCTGGGGATCATCGTCGACGACGCCATCGTCGTCGGTGAGGACGCCCTGGCTCATTACCAGATGGGGGAGGAACCGCTCGCCGCCGCCGAAGGGGGCGCCCGGCGTATGCTGGCGCCGGTGTTGGCCTCGTCGTTGACCACCATCGCCGCCTTTCTGCCGTTGATGCTGGTGTCGGGACCGACCGGCCGGATTCTGTTCGCCATTCCACTGGTGGTGATCGCGGTGATTCTCGCCTCGCTGGTGGAAAGCTTCTGGGTGCTGCCGGCCCACCTGCGCCATGCCTTCGCGCACATGCACCACCGCGAAGAGGGAAAATGGCGCCGGCGTTTCGATGCCGCCTTCCGCCATGTCCGTGAACGCCGCTTTCGTCCCCTGGTCCGCTATTGCGTGCAGCACCGGGGGCTGACTTTGGCCGCTGCCCTGGCGCTGTTGATCGCGACTTTGGGACTGGTGGCCGGCGGTCGGGTACCGTTCATCTTTTTCACCGCGCCGGAAGCCAATGTCGTCTATGCCACCGTCGGTTTCATTCCCGGCACGCCGCGGGCCAAGGTGGAGGCCCAGCTCGAACGCATGCGCCAGACCCTGGATCAGGTGGCGCGGCAGTTGTCGCCAGACCGCCCTCTGATCCGTACCACCGTCACGATCGAAGGCAGCGCCATCAGTTCAGCCGGCTTCCTGCAGCAGTCCGGCGACCATCTGGGGGCGATGATCGTGGAACTGGTTCCCTCCGAGCAGCGTCAGGTGCGCAGCTGGCAATTGATCGAAGCCTGGCGGAAAGCGATTCCGGGCGCTCCGGGACTCGACAATCTGGTGATCGAGGCCCGCCAGGTGGGGCCGCCGGGACGGGATGTCAGCGTCCGCCTGATCGGGGATGACGCCCCCACGCTCAAACAGGCCGCCCAGGAACTGATGGCGGCCTTGAAGGCGATGCCCGGTATCAGCGGCGTGCTGGAGGATCTGCCCTACGGGCGCGAGCAGTGGATCTACCGTCTCACGCCGGTGGGGGAAATGTTGGGACTGACGCCGGCGGAACTGGGGCGGCAGCTGCGTACCGCTTTTTCCGGCCGTCTGGTGCAGATCTTCCAGGACGGTCCCGACGAGATCGAGGTGCGGGTGCGCCTGGCGGGCATGGAGCGGGAATATCTGGACGTCCTGCAGCGTTTGCAGATCCGTCTGCCTGACGGGGAGCGGGTGCCGCTCCACACCGTGGCCGTCGCCCGCCCCAAGCGCGGTTTCGAGGTGCTGCGCCACGCCGAGGGCCGACTGGCGGTGGAGGTGTCGGCCCAGATCGATACCCGGGTCAACAAGCCGGGACGGGTGATGGCGGCGCTGATGGAGGAGATTCTGCCGCAGCTGGCTAGGCGTTACGGGATCGACTACGAATCCTCCGGGCGGGCCGAGGAACGGGCCGAAACCATCGCCGACATGAAGAAGGGCGCGCTGCTCGGGCTGGTGCTGATCTATCTCATTCTGGCCTGGGTGTTCGGCTCCTACGGGTGGCCCCTGGTGGTGATGGCGGCGATTCCCTTCGGTCTGATCGGCGCCATCTGGGGGCATGTGGTCATGCACCTGGATTTGACCATCCTGTCCCTGTTCGGCATCTTCGGGCTGGCGGGGATCGTGGTCAACGATTCCATCATCCTGGTGACCTTCTATCAGCATTTGCGCCGGCATGGCCTGGACCTGTCGGCCGCCCTGGAGGAGGCGGCCTGCCAGCGCCTGCGGGCGGTGCTGCTCACGTCCCTGACCACCGTGGCGGGTCTGCTGCCGCTGCTGTTCGAGACCTCGCTCCAGGCCCGCTTCCTGGTGCCCATGGCTGCTTCCATCGCCTTCGGGCTGCTGTTCGCCACCGTGCTGGTGCTGCTGGTGATTCCGGCGTTGCTGGGGGTGTACGAACATTGGCGGGAGCGTCTGGCGCTGTGA
- a CDS encoding efflux RND transporter periplasmic adaptor subunit, producing MKLDRRYWPWVILSLGVGVFLLLVLTRPRQEAPPVRPRIWQVEALTVKPRTLSPVLTLYGKVENPALMRVTAPAASQVKSLPVHEGERVRQGQPLVRLDPRDFEPRVLQAQAGVAELEAQMRLERERHASDLASLAHERKLLELLRNQVKRLERLRHRNLSSAAALDQARMEVERQALALQQRQLAVDQHAARIAELQARLDKARAELAQARLALERSQVDAPYEGIVAQVAVAEGDMVQPHQLLLSLYPLAQMEVRAKVPAPFQKEIADSLAAGQEMAAWGESLGHRFRLRLRRLAGQAEAGGIDALLEVVSDAQALRLNMPATVHLQRPPQDGVVPLPYAALYGNDLIYRIVEGGLRAARVIPLGDWHRNGDQSWLLVRSPDLRAGDLVLVTHLPDAADGMAVTVKARREVD from the coding sequence ATGAAGCTAGACCGCCGCTACTGGCCCTGGGTGATCCTGTCGCTCGGGGTCGGCGTGTTTCTGTTGCTCGTGCTCACCCGGCCGCGTCAGGAGGCCCCGCCCGTCCGTCCCCGGATCTGGCAGGTCGAGGCCCTGACCGTCAAACCCCGGACCCTCAGCCCGGTTCTGACCCTCTACGGCAAGGTCGAAAATCCGGCCCTCATGCGGGTGACGGCGCCGGCGGCCAGTCAAGTGAAGTCGTTGCCGGTACACGAAGGCGAGCGGGTGCGCCAGGGCCAACCCCTGGTGCGGCTCGATCCACGGGATTTCGAGCCCCGGGTGCTTCAGGCCCAGGCCGGTGTGGCCGAGCTTGAGGCACAGATGCGTCTGGAGCGCGAGCGCCATGCCAGCGATCTGGCTTCCCTGGCCCACGAGCGCAAACTGCTGGAACTGCTGCGCAATCAGGTCAAGCGTCTGGAGAGGCTCCGTCACCGCAATCTGAGCTCGGCTGCCGCGCTGGATCAGGCCCGCATGGAAGTGGAACGCCAGGCGCTGGCGCTGCAGCAGCGCCAGTTGGCGGTGGATCAGCATGCCGCCCGCATCGCCGAACTGCAGGCCCGCCTCGACAAGGCCCGCGCGGAACTGGCCCAGGCGCGGCTGGCGTTGGAACGCAGCCAGGTCGATGCCCCCTATGAGGGGATCGTGGCCCAGGTGGCGGTGGCGGAAGGTGACATGGTGCAACCCCATCAGCTGCTGCTGAGTCTGTACCCCCTGGCGCAGATGGAGGTACGGGCCAAGGTGCCCGCGCCGTTCCAAAAGGAGATCGCCGACTCCCTGGCGGCCGGCCAGGAAATGGCGGCGTGGGGCGAAAGCCTGGGGCATCGGTTCCGGTTGCGGTTGCGGCGTCTGGCAGGTCAGGCGGAGGCGGGTGGGATCGACGCATTGCTCGAGGTGGTGTCCGATGCCCAGGCATTGCGCCTGAACATGCCGGCGACGGTCCATCTCCAGCGTCCGCCTCAGGATGGGGTGGTGCCGCTTCCCTACGCTGCGCTCTACGGCAACGATCTGATCTACCGGATCGTCGAGGGGGGTCTGCGGGCCGCGCGGGTGATCCCCCTCGGCGACTGGCATAGGAATGGCGATCAGAGCTGGTTGCTGGTGCGGAGCCCTGATCTCAGGGCGGGTGACTTAGTGCTCGTCACCCATCTGCCCGATGCGGCCGATGGCATGGCGGTCACGGTGAAGGCCCGCAGGGAGGTGGATTGA
- a CDS encoding group I intron-associated PD-(D/E)XK endonuclease, which translates to MAHHTKEKGDLGVLKAQLDLFEQGYLVMIPLTEHAPFDLVAYREGKFLRVQVKYKSVDHTGGITVHFRSSWADKEGTHTRFVDKDEIDLYCIYCPDTDMCYYLDPKKYNRSVTLRVEAPKNNQSQNVKSAADFRRVP; encoded by the coding sequence ATGGCTCACCACACCAAGGAGAAGGGCGACCTGGGTGTTTTGAAGGCTCAACTAGACCTGTTCGAGCAGGGCTATTTGGTCATGATTCCTTTGACTGAACATGCTCCGTTCGATTTGGTCGCATACAGAGAGGGGAAGTTCCTTAGGGTACAGGTCAAGTACAAGTCGGTTGATCACACTGGTGGGATAACCGTCCATTTCCGGTCTAGCTGGGCAGATAAAGAAGGGACTCATACCCGCTTTGTCGATAAGGATGAGATTGATCTTTATTGTATCTATTGCCCGGATACCGATATGTGCTATTACCTGGATCCCAAGAAATACAATCGCTCTGTTACGTTGAGGGTAGAAGCACCCAAGAACAATCAGTCGCAAAACGTGAAATCAGCGGCTGATTTTCGAAGGGTTCCGTAG